From one Streptomyces chromofuscus genomic stretch:
- a CDS encoding chaplin — MKRVTRNGVIAVAAASGAMAVTFPAHADSAADGAAVGSPGLISGNTVQLPVHVPVNVCGNTVNVVGLLNPAAGNRCANTGGSGDRHPAAGSASGGGATAEGGGKDSPGVISGNGVQLPVHLPVNVSGNSVNVVGIGNGAVGNESVNTPGDRPVSPPPTAEPSVPPKARPVPKPAAPRTVPPTTSGLADTGADATLPTALGATAMVLGGAVLYRRFRPRAVR; from the coding sequence ATGAAACGGGTTACCCGAAACGGTGTGATCGCCGTCGCCGCCGCCTCGGGCGCGATGGCTGTGACGTTTCCGGCGCACGCCGACTCCGCGGCCGACGGAGCCGCGGTCGGCTCGCCAGGGCTGATCTCCGGCAACACCGTCCAGCTCCCGGTGCACGTCCCGGTGAACGTGTGCGGGAACACCGTGAACGTGGTGGGGCTCCTGAACCCCGCCGCGGGCAACCGCTGCGCCAACACCGGCGGCAGCGGCGACCGGCACCCCGCAGCGGGGTCCGCGTCGGGCGGGGGAGCGACCGCCGAGGGCGGTGGAAAGGATTCGCCGGGGGTGATCTCCGGCAACGGAGTGCAGCTTCCGGTGCATCTGCCGGTGAACGTCAGTGGCAACAGCGTGAACGTCGTCGGCATCGGCAACGGCGCCGTCGGCAACGAGTCCGTGAACACCCCAGGTGACCGTCCGGTGTCACCGCCGCCGACGGCCGAGCCATCCGTCCCGCCGAAGGCGCGCCCGGTGCCGAAGCCGGCGGCCCCGCGCACGGTGCCGCCCACCACGTCCGGCCTGGCGGACACGGGCGCGGACGCGACCCTGCCCACCGCGCTCGGCGCCACTGCGATGGTGCTCGGCGGGGCGGTCCTGTACCGGCGCTTCCGCCCCCGGGCGGTGCGCTGA
- a CDS encoding nucleoside deaminase has product MVSEAELPHLRRCVELAAQALEAGDEPFGSVLVGGDGSVLAEDHNRVASGDRTRHPEFALARWAAAHLSPEQRAAATVYTSGEHCPMCAAAHAWVGLGRIVYVASSEQLASWLTEWGVPLPPVRTLPVNEVAPGVAVAGPVLELTKDIRELHRRFCGARG; this is encoded by the coding sequence ATGGTGAGCGAAGCCGAGCTGCCGCATCTGCGGCGGTGCGTCGAGCTGGCCGCCCAGGCGTTGGAGGCCGGCGACGAGCCGTTCGGGTCCGTGCTGGTGGGCGGGGACGGTTCGGTGCTCGCCGAGGACCACAACCGGGTCGCCTCCGGTGACCGCACCCGGCATCCGGAGTTCGCGTTGGCGCGCTGGGCGGCGGCGCACCTGTCCCCGGAGCAGCGGGCGGCGGCGACCGTGTACACGTCCGGCGAGCACTGCCCGATGTGCGCGGCCGCGCACGCCTGGGTGGGCCTGGGCCGCATCGTGTACGTGGCCTCGTCCGAGCAACTCGCGTCATGGCTGACGGAGTGGGGCGTACCGCTGCCGCCGGTGCGGACACTGCCGGTCAACGAGGTCGCGCCGGGGGTGGCCGTGGCGGGGCCGGTCCTCGAACTCACCAAAGACATACGGGAACTGCACCGCCGCTTCTGCGGCGCGCGGGGCTGA
- a CDS encoding ArsR/SmtB family transcription factor, translating to MDQVFKALADETRRRLLDRLHEENGQTLGELCEQIDMTRQSVTRHLALLEAANLVSTVRRGREKLHYLNPVPLHRIQERWIDKFERPRLRVLGAVKRQAEEAMTDKPTFVYVTYIASTPEKVWDALTDADLTAAYWGHRNESDWRPGSRWAHVRTDGSGIADVVGTVTGSERPTRLVTTWGAPGEEGDVSGHSRVTFDIRPHGDIVRLTVTHEDLADEDERADAASGWAAVLSNLKSLLETGRPLPQEPWLVPSG from the coding sequence ATGGACCAGGTCTTCAAGGCCCTGGCCGACGAGACCCGCCGACGCCTGCTGGACCGGCTCCACGAGGAGAACGGGCAGACGCTCGGTGAGCTCTGCGAGCAGATCGACATGACCCGTCAGTCGGTGACCCGGCACCTGGCCCTCCTGGAGGCCGCCAACCTGGTCAGCACGGTGCGACGGGGGCGGGAGAAGTTGCACTACCTCAACCCCGTGCCGCTCCACCGGATCCAGGAGCGGTGGATCGACAAGTTCGAGCGCCCGCGCCTGCGCGTGCTCGGCGCCGTGAAGCGACAAGCCGAGGAAGCCATGACCGACAAGCCCACCTTCGTGTACGTCACCTACATCGCGAGCACCCCCGAGAAGGTCTGGGACGCGCTCACCGACGCCGACCTCACCGCCGCCTACTGGGGTCACCGCAACGAGTCCGACTGGCGGCCGGGGTCCCGCTGGGCCCATGTCCGTACGGACGGCTCGGGCATCGCCGACGTGGTCGGCACCGTGACCGGGAGCGAGCGCCCGACGCGGCTGGTCACCACCTGGGGCGCGCCCGGGGAGGAGGGTGACGTCAGCGGCCATTCGCGCGTCACCTTCGACATCCGGCCGCACGGCGACATCGTCCGCCTCACCGTCACCCACGAGGACCTCGCGGACGAGGACGAGCGCGCCGACGCGGCGTCCGGCTGGGCCGCGGTGCTGTCCAACCTCAAGTCGTTGCTGGAGACCGGCCGTCCGCTGCCGCAGGAGCCGTGGCTGGTGCCCAGCGGCTGA